CACAGAACCCTCTTTAATTGTTCATAGAACTGATAATAGATGCTACACTTCAACACATTTCATTCTATATTTTCCAACATGAGGTAGGCATTGGAACAAGTACGTcgcttttataatttatttataatatattaatcACATGCTAGAGAAACATGCATCAGAACACACAGTTGAACATGTCCAATGTAGATATTGAGTCAACTAGATGACTTGGATAGAAATAGTTCAGGAGAATGTACCTGATCATAATGCAAATACACATGGTAAAACATGTAAACAAATAGCAAAATTCTTGCTACCTGCATCACAAAATTGAAACAAAAAGTATCCTTACTAATAATCAAACATTCAATTGACAGGCGAAAAGGATTGTAGAAAAGATAACAGGATTAGCTGAAAACTATGTAGAATCTTATATATCCATGTGGTAAGCATGCAAATTTGCTGGAATTAAGAATAACATTTTCCCATGGTGGCAGTAGATATTTGGTTATCGGTCAACATGTAACGTATCTAGGCCTGGCAATTGTGTCTAGATATTTACTTTTGTATTGTATACTTTCATGTTTCACGTTAGTATCTATCACAGTTTACACTCGTACACAACAGTAGATGGATTCGTGTACTTCTTGcgtaaaaataataataaataaatatagatgtaataaaattttacaattgTATCATAGTGAACCTCAATGTACAGACTTATATTTTAATATTCATATTCAATTATAATAATAAGAAtgaaaatttataatattattaaaaataaaagaaataatttttttatgtacTTTCGTTGTTTAACCAAACTGCTAATCCAAACATGAAAGTAAATTTGTTTTACTTTCGTGCCTGTGTACTTTCATAAAAGATTTTTCAAACCAAGAAATAAATTTTAGTGTCATGTAAGCCAGGATGTATCATGGTGTGCCAAGAGCAACTATAGTGTACTATCTTTCCCAGACGCATCTAATATTTTTTGTTGCATTTGTTACAAAAGCTATTTTTTCTGTTTATGAAAGACACACTCACCAGCCAAGCAAAAAATATCACCACCCCGTTAATCAGATATGCATTAGATCTCTTCAAACCAGCAGTATCTAGGAACCTGCATGATATATGATTTATTAAACTGCACATGCATGTGATCAAAGATGATCGATAAACTCATAAGTCCTAACATACCATCTCATGTTTATCTCTGGAGTTGTCACCTCAGAAATGAGGACCATAAATGTATAGAGCTGACCCTCCCCAGTAAACACAGAATATGCTACAGCAATCCCAGAGAGAGAGTGATGAATAACCTGAATGCATATGCAGTAAGGTCATCACATTGACAGCCAATATTCATCTACAGGTTTTCTATGTTATTCACATAAACTAATCCAGAATCTTCGAGAATGTGTATTGGATAAAGagaaaccttttgcaaccaaaAATAATAACACGATACTTATTTAATTACATTAAATTCCAGACTGTAATTGGTTTTGGTGTAAAGCAGGAAGTTCTTGCCACATCATGATGATGATCAGAATTATTGTTAATAATGGTATAGCGAGGTTTTGACCTGAATGGCATGGGCCAAAATACATTTTCTGCATGCTTTCAAGTTCATTACTTCATTATCAATTATAGGTAGCAAACAAGTGCACTTCACAGATCTGAGGGATACAAGCATGATTTGTGTACAATACTATAATGTAAATACGTGTTTCTAGAAAGCGTATTAGTTGATGCAGATATATCTGTGGtatctaaatcattattcatatAAGAAAACAGCATGGCTACTTGAATATACTTACATACTCTATTCCACCCAAAGCAGGATATAGCCAGCAGATCATCGCAAGGTCTGAAATGAAGTAGCCAACAGAAAGCTGCCAAAATCAAATGTAAGACCGTTATGGGTCTTTTTTCACGATATAACATTCAGACAATCTAAGAAAATTTGAGATTGCATTGTTATATATAAATGGTAACAATAGGGTCTTTTCACTTTTCATGTATGCTTGTAGGGTTCTTGTTTGACAGTTTAAATTGTGCTGAAATAAGCACAGACTGATTCGGTTCTTCAATTGAGAACATAAAGATTCCCCAGTTTGCATATAATTTTAAACAAATAGAGGTTTAATATGATTGACCAATCACATCAGTACCAAGAAACAGCAAAGAAATACCGACTCCAGAGAAAATAATAAGCAACTGAGTCGGTGCTTCACTAATCCATACTTGACAACTTTATCTCAATTAATTAGTGATAAATATTTCTTTATTGATAATTAATATGATTATATACCTCTTTATTGTGTGTTTTTGCATTAAGTTGGAATTCTATTCAGTATATTTTGATGTTCTATTGTAAGAAAAAGGATATCCTAATTGGAAATAACTAAAGCTTTATACATCAAATTTGGTTTTGTtaataaaaaaatgataaaaGATTTATTTATAGATTATTATAATGGTTTTTATCCCTGTACATTATGTATTTTAGAATTAAATTGGAAGTTCATATAGTTAGTTTTAATGTTTTCTTGTAGGAATTGGAAGACAAGGAGCTCATAATCGGAAGTGTCCAGGCTTTACATAACAAAGTTTAGATAATATCATAATGATGGAGGATCATTCTTTAAAGAGGATGATAAGAATGTAAATCCCCCTGGAATACGGGCTGAAAAATATCTTCAAGATTAGCAAATAGTAGAGAGAATGATAATATATTAGAACAGCTCCTTCTGTTTAATAAAAAGTAAAATCTGTAATGTCGCATTCTAGTTATTTGTGTAAAAGTAGCGATCTCTTACAAATTTCTCTCGAACGAGCTTCTGGCGACAACCTTTCTATTCTCTCCCTAATTACTACTCTATTGTACTTTCCTTCTAATTATCTAGTTTTTTTACTGCATAAAAACTCTATATACATGTGGTTGTGCCACACTGCCTTCTGATTGGTACACAATTGAAGATGCTGATCACGGACACTACAGAAGCGAAAACTGAGTCTTTACGGGTCAAATTGAGGATTTGGTTTTGCTACCAAATATTTTCAATTAGTATTACAAATCGCAATAATTAAAGTTTTGAAGTGTTAAGTTAATTCAGAGATCCCTACTTAAGAATATTGGTTTTATATTCCCATCTCAATAAACTTTGATTGACATATATAGTTTTGCTGATTTTTGCTTAACATAATCGCACTATTAGATCACTGGACACTTTACACTAAATAGACACAATAACATGAATTGTATATAAGCAACTCTTGGGAGTGGATTACTCCACTGTGACTAGTAGGCTAAAATAATAGAACAAAGTGATGTACTATCAATGCCTTTCATATCAGACTAACAAACACTAGTAATgcttgatttttttttttaattatgcATTGTTATACATAAATCGAATATAGGGATAAACAACAGGAATTCATAAGATCATATGAAACTAAACAAAAGACCAAATAATACTTACTCCTAATGCAAAAGACGAGACTGGTGAACTTCGGAAGGTGATGGTTCCAGCAAGATGGTGGTCAGAATATAGATCTGACCAGAACACAAAATACAAAGACATCGTTGCAATAAATATAGCGTGGACGGTAGACATGCCACTGCACAACACAAAAAAgcatacaacaacaacaacaacaaaaacaaCCATGTATTTAAGGTCAGACTAATTGGTTGAGAGTAATTGCTGTAGGGTAGAATTATGAAAATATTACAAAGCACTTTAAACATTTGACTTGATGAATAGATATAGAAGTACAAGGTTAAATGGAATAATGGAAAAAAGGCAAAATTTATTCAGCTCACCGGTTATTCCATTCGATTCGCTGAATTTTGGTAAGGCTAGCATATGTCCTGAAGTAAGAAGTGCTGACTAAGTGAGACAAATCATAGACCTGCAAGAGTGGGAACCTTTTAAAATTAAGTAATATAATAAGAAGATAACTTCTGCTCACAAATTTGGTAGAAATTTAGAAAGTTTGACAACATATAACTACATGAAGAACTCATATGACTGGTATCTACATTCAAGATTATGCATTGACAGCACAACTGCACAAGTACATATGCAAAGGTACAAAGCCTTGTCCAAGCATTGAGAAGTGACATCTCACATCTCAAAATTCATTTTTCTAGGCCAAATAAAATAACTAAAAtgtactccctcagtcccttccaattgtttacatttctgaggaagtctccggcacgcattttaaggtgcataaaaagtatagttatgtaatttatttttacaattttctttttcgaaataaaagttaaatgttttaatttttattcagaaaaataaaattgtaaaaaaaaattacagaactatacataatatgcaccttaaaatgtgtgtcggacactctctaaaaaatgtaaacaattgaaagggacggagggagtaataaaGACTGCAGGATTTGAACTTGCCATTTTGCTCAAGAATACGCCACTGAGGACAGAAGTGTATAATATAAGCGAATCAGAAAGTAAGTAGCTCTTAACCAAAACTGCCTGATTCTGAACAGATCTTAACTTCGTTGCAGTCCTTTTAGAAACCGCCATGTAGCCGTTTCTATTCGACCATATAGATAATAAACTGGTTTCTTAAGAAAATGATAATTTCATTAATTTGCGCATTATCCACCCAGCATCCTGTAGGATAAAAAAGAGAAGATATGTTTGAGTAGATAAAGTGATCCACCGAATTTTGTATCTCAGATAAACTTGCTTCATCAAGTATCATAGAAGCATGTGCACGATGCCACATATTGTGCAAATTGTCTGAATTCGGATATGCTTCAATGATTACTACTGACTGTCTATCAACATAACACCATGTTTCTCATGTTGCAATCATTCCTTTACTTTTCTTTTGTTAAGGTACGGCTATTAACATCAATAGTCCTTCAAAATTGGGTGACAACAGTGGTGGAGAACTAAAAGATGTTGAGTCTGAATTAACATGGCTAATTTTATTTTCAATAACTGTAGAAGAAACAATGAAACAAAACTGAAGACAGTCTTTGACTCTGTGTGCAACTGTGTATAGATATACATCAGATAAAATTCTTGATCGTTGACCTTGTAGAAAACCATTAATATACTGcaagaaaataaataataaaaaacaaATAGAACAGTTTTCTTTAAAGCACAGGTTTTGCGGAATGTTGCGTCTCCATAACACACAATTACATATAATACATAGTGCCCACTGCCCAAGCACCAACTAATCAAAGGTGTTCTGGAAAATGTATTAATATTCCTCATGAACTGTAAAAGCCAGAGAAGCCAGCTACGTGTTAGCTCTAAATTTTTATGAAGGACTCAGTTGGCAAAAGATGCCACTTTCATCACACAGAAGAATATGGTTGGCATGTCAGATCTTCAAAACAAATAACACATTTTAAACAACGAACAATTGATTATCTGAACAAACAATTGATTATCTGACTTCATCACCTAGGTGGATCAGCATTACAATTTATTCACATCTTTATGCAAGAAAAAATCATCTACATTTTCACAGATTCAAAAATCAGTTACATACATTTATATGCAGCAAAAAACACCTTCAACTGAATTGACACAGAATCGCAAATATCATGCATTCGAAACATATTTCACTATGATCaataaaacacaaaaacacaaaccGAACAAGCTACAACCATTAACTACTAAGCAAATACTCACATACAAGTTACAAACATAACTTAAGAAAAAAATACAAGTTACAAACATAACTTAAGCTTGTCTTTATGCAACAATGCACAGTAAACTACTGTCAAATCACATTATTAAAAAAACTAATTAAACTTCATATTTCCAGAGAGATCCAAAATAAAACCCCAATATTATATTCAACCTAATCACAACAAACATAAACACAAGCCCCGCCAAGTGAGATCACAATCATAAAAAAGATACAAACTTTAACAATACCCAGAAGCTAAAAAACAGTAAAATCAATGAAAAACCCTTTACCTGATTCAACAAGTGCTTGATTATAGTATGAAGAGTTTCCCCAATAGATTTTCAAGAAATCAAACAAATGGGTGTTTTAGATGTTTATAGTATGAATAGTTATACATACAGAACACTGTAAAAAATCACATGAATGGTGAGGTTTAATCAATGTGGTCACGACCCAAGAACTGTAAAATTAGAACTATGGGGACTATAGGCTTACGTGTGGAGTTGTGCTTGGATGGTTTATTTTTGTTCGAGCTTACAAAGAATTTTACGTAATAAAAAATCATGTGGATGCCATGTTTTTATATCTTGTGTTCTTTAAGATTGGGACTTTACGGGGACAAATTTATAATTTGGCTCATGAGCATGTATTATGGTAAACGCCCGTCGGGTTGGGTGGTTTAAAGGTAATAAATCGAACCAATCCAATTAGTTCGGTTTTTAAAAAATGAACCCGTTAACCAAAAAAGTTATTTTCAACTCAACTCTACCCTTTATACATTGGTTCGAGTTATTTTTGATTAAAACtcgaataaaattatttaaatatttttaggagtcaaaattacaaaaaaaaaataatcaaaagTTAAAGTGTACCCCATAATATAACAGAAGATAAATATTATTGGATATTATATGTACAGTGTACTCTTTTAGTTTAAAATCAATAACTTATAGTGTGTTACCcgtaaaataattattttatttcgaatatattatttattacaaataataaataaattaaaattttaaataatagtACTATAATTAAAaaatcgggttgggttgggttaGTAAGGGTTTAAATTTTTTGAATCTTGACCCAACCCATTATATTCGGGTTGACAAAAAATTAAATCAATTGAAATTTGGGTTTTGGATAGTTCGGCTCCGTCGGCTGAAATAAGGGACGGGTTGGATCGGTTTTGCGGTTTGGTCAGTTTTTTGTTCAGTCCTAGTAGATATGAACGAGTGATAGTTCTATAGATGTATAAAGGGTCTGGGCCGGGTTTTGACCTGATCTGTGATTTGACCGGATCGGGGGTTTTGGGTTTTAATTTTGATCGTGTCGGACTTTTTGAGAAATATTATAGCCTGTTTAGATCGTGAAGACAAATTTTGCCGGGTTTTTTTTGGGTTGAATCAGATCTGGCTAgaatttttttctaatttaagtCTGATCGAGTTTTATCAGAGATTCTCAAAATTACATAGGTTAGCAATTAGACCAttgtaaaaatgtattagtttgcATTGTATATTTTTGTAAAAACACTACTtcatcaaaaatatttaagttcgACAAAAAATAAATATCtttatagaataatatattttataaatgtTATCCAAATATTTAAAGTGTACTTATTAAATCTCCTTTcattaatcatatttatttacttatctatctatctatactatataATAATAGACAAAGTAATAAAGTTTCGTCGTCGgtacatatattttttaaaacaTGCTAATTTTACTGAATTACCCCTATTTACTAATTTTACCAAATTACCCCtacttaattttttttataaattcttaGTGACATGAAGATTATATTTTACAAAAGCCTATAAATTAAAACACGATCAACTAAGACAACTTATAATAATTACAATATAAAAATTTACAAAATTCAACATCGATTTCGaaccaaattttttttttatctCACTGTATGTTTAATTAATCACGTCATGTATTTTAAGTCGACAAATAAAACAACTATCTATCTATATATGTAttatttatactatattataatatacgaaacattaaaaatttgacCGGTAC
This sequence is a window from Apium graveolens cultivar Ventura chromosome 9, ASM990537v1, whole genome shotgun sequence. Protein-coding genes within it:
- the LOC141687291 gene encoding uncharacterized protein LOC141687291, with product MAVSKRTATKLRSVQNQAVLVKSYLLSDSLILYTSVLSGVFLSKMVYDLSHLVSTSYFRTYASLTKIQRIEWNNRGMSTVHAIFIATMSLYFVFWSDLYSDHHLAGTITFRSSPVSSFALGLSVGYFISDLAMICWLYPALGGIEYVIHHSLSGIAVAYSVFTGEGQLYTFMVLISEVTTPEINMRWFLDTAGLKRSNAYLINGVVIFFAWLVARILLFVYMFYHVYLHYDQVMQMHIVGYLLIFLVPSALGIMNLMWFGKIIKGLRSTIAKKI